The genomic segment TGTTCCGGTAAGCTTGTTAAATGTTTTTGCTTTTTTGCCACCAAAAAGACCACCTTTAACCTCCCAGTTACCCATCATAGCATTTGCAACCATAATAGCTCTAGTTCTCATATACTCAGCTCTAGTTGTGGTAGTTTTGTGACCAAAATCTATAATAACTCTAGGTGCGGCTTTGTAAATTTCAGTAGCTATACGTTCAACAGTTTCAGCTGGTATGCCTGTGATTTTTTCTTGCCACTGCGGAGTTGTGTCTTTTGTAGCTTCAATAACCTTATCAAAACCTATCGTAAAATCTTGTATGAATTTTTTATCATAAGTATCTCTTTTGATCCAAGTATGTATCAAAGCCATAACAAAGGCTATATCTGTTCCTGGTTTTACAGGTAGCCACTCATCAGCCTTAGATGCGATTACACTAAATCTAGGCTCTAAAACTAAAAGTTTTGTATCTTTTTTATCAGCAAATTTTGCAAGTTTTTTTGCATCAGATATAACGATACCCTCAAATAAATTATGTCCGAAATTTACTATATATTTTGCATTGCCATAGTCTCTTTTTAGTTTTGCTTCTCCATACATATGAGAGCATACCATTTGATATGTGATAGGACAGCAAGAAAGGTGAGAAAATACATTTGGCGAACCATAAGAGTGTGCGAAATTTGTCATAAGTTTATGTGTGTCTGAACTTTTGCAGGTAAAAACAAAACTTTCTGGGCCATATTTTTGTTTTATCTCATTCATTTTTGTAGCGACCAAATCAAGAGCCTCTTCCCAGCTAGCCTCTCTCCATTTACCCTCTCCACGCTCTCCAGCACGAATAAGAGGCTTTACTATACGTTCTGGATCATAAAGCTGATTATGTCCTGAGCCTCCCCTTGCACAAATAGAAGTTTTTGTTCCGCTTGCTTTGCTGTTTCCTTGTATAAAAACATTTTTACCGTCAATAACACGACCCTCTATAGGACAACGAGTAGAACACATCTCGCAAAAGCTTCTGGTAAAATTCTCGCTACCTTTTAAAGCACCAGCCCCTACACTAGCCAATGAGCCAGGTGTAATACAGGCTGCAGCAGCACCAGCTGTTGCGGTGGATTTTAAAAAATTTCTTCTTGAAAAATCCATATCTTCTCCTTTAAAAAATATTTTATTTTTGTTGATTTTATAACTTTTACGTAAATTTATAGTAAAATTAAACTTAAATCTAAAATATAATTTTTAATTTTTATTATTTATGCAAAACATTATCAAAAAACTTAATTTTCATCAATGATTTTTCTAATTTTTTATAATAATATAATAAAAAAAAGGAGAAAAAAATGGAAAAATTAATCTGGAATGTTGAAAATTTCAACAACATAGAAGTAACAAAAATGCTTGAAACAAAAGATACAAAAGAGATAAGAATTTGTATGCAAAATGGAGCTATAATGAAAGAACATCAAGCACCAGCCCCTATAAGCATACAAGTTTTAAAAGGCAAAATAACATTAGGTGTAGAGAGTGAAAAATTTGAACTATCAGAGCTTGAAATGATAGCTTTAAATGCAAATATAAAACACTCACTAATAGCTTTACAAGATAGTATAATAAGACTAAGTTTGAGTAAAAATGATGATGTTAGTAGAGTTTTTAAGGTTTTAAATAAGTAAATTTGCTTTAGTCTAAAAAGTAATTTTTAAAGTAAAGTTTGTTTAGTGTTTTTATCTAATATAAGAACTTGTATGCAAAATGGCTTACGATACAAGAAAATCAAGCCCCTATAAGCATACAAGTTTCAAAGTGCAAAAGAGGGAGTGACAAATTTGAGCTAAATAAACTGAAATGATAGCTTTAAATGCAAATACAAAACACTCACTAACAGCTTTACAAGATAGCATAATAAGGCTAGGTTTGAGTAAAAATGACGATGTTGGCTGAGTTTTTGATGTAAATTTAAATCAAATATCAAAATTTACATCAAAACAGTGCTTTACAAAGCCCTTAAAAAATATCTTGTTATTTTTAAACTCAAGGCCTAACTTTTCGCCACTTTTTGGATACA from the Campylobacter pinnipediorum subsp. pinnipediorum genome contains:
- a CDS encoding cupin domain-containing protein encodes the protein MEKLIWNVENFNNIEVTKMLETKDTKEIRICMQNGAIMKEHQAPAPISIQVLKGKITLGVESEKFELSELEMIALNANIKHSLIALQDSIIRLSLSKNDDVSRVFKVLNK